A single genomic interval of Asinibacterium sp. OR53 harbors:
- a CDS encoding L-rhamnose mutarotase, translating to MKRYCLALDLVDDPALIAEYEAYHQAVWPEIKASILDSGITNMEIYRLGNRLFMIMDTTDLFSFDAKSEMDRNNPKVQEWEQLMWKYQQALPQAKPGEKWLLMNKIFQL from the coding sequence ATGAAGAGATATTGTCTGGCGCTGGACCTGGTAGATGATCCGGCATTGATTGCCGAATACGAAGCTTATCACCAGGCAGTTTGGCCTGAGATCAAAGCAAGCATCCTTGATTCGGGAATTACCAACATGGAGATATACCGCCTGGGAAACCGGCTTTTCATGATCATGGATACCACAGATCTTTTTAGCTTTGATGCCAAATCGGAGATGGACAGGAACAACCCCAAAGTACAGGAGTGGGAACAACTCATGTGGAAATACCAGCAGGCATTGCCACAGGCAAAGCCCGGGGAGAAATGGTTGCTGATGAACAAAATATTCCAATTGTAA
- the fucP gene encoding L-fucose:H+ symporter permease has translation MKKSNNYLLPFVLVTSLFFLWAFLHNINPILIPHLKKACRLTDTESALIDSAVYLGYFTIALPAGWFMHHYGYKKGILFGLLLYGIGTILFVPAASARSYEFFLVALFIIASGATFLETVANPYITKLGDKATAEQRLNFAQSFNGVGAFLAPIIGGKFILSGIEHTPQELAAMTPQALSDYLSFEAGMVKIPYIVIAAIVFVVLALFFVTHIPEIKEADEKSESSFSWKVFRHKHLRGAVIAEFFYVGSQVGVGSFFIRFSKYVMNMPEKDAAFRWGSIAMVGFMVGRFTGTFFMKYIRPARLLSLYACINIILLLVSIFAHGATAAYALMAVPFFMSIMFPTIFALGIKDLGEETKIASSFLVMSIVGGAFVPLVMGKISDLTGGNIQLAYMVPAICFAVILFFARSQDTKGNNVQVKNTH, from the coding sequence ATGAAAAAGTCGAATAATTACCTCCTTCCGTTTGTGCTTGTTACGAGCCTTTTTTTCTTATGGGCTTTTTTGCACAACATCAATCCCATATTGATTCCACACCTGAAAAAAGCATGCCGTTTAACAGATACCGAATCGGCGCTGATCGACTCGGCAGTTTACCTGGGTTATTTTACCATCGCTCTCCCTGCCGGATGGTTCATGCACCATTATGGATACAAAAAGGGAATCCTTTTCGGATTACTGTTATATGGCATTGGCACCATATTGTTTGTGCCGGCTGCCAGCGCCCGCAGTTATGAATTCTTTCTCGTAGCGCTTTTTATCATTGCAAGCGGCGCTACATTCCTCGAAACAGTAGCCAACCCTTATATTACCAAGTTGGGCGATAAAGCTACCGCAGAACAACGACTCAACTTCGCGCAATCGTTCAATGGTGTGGGTGCATTCCTTGCACCGATCATTGGAGGTAAATTCATTTTGTCGGGTATAGAGCATACACCGCAGGAACTGGCTGCCATGACACCGCAGGCCCTGAGCGATTACCTCAGTTTCGAAGCAGGGATGGTGAAAATACCCTATATCGTTATAGCGGCAATTGTATTTGTGGTATTGGCCTTGTTCTTTGTAACACATATACCGGAGATCAAAGAAGCCGATGAAAAAAGTGAAAGCAGTTTTTCATGGAAAGTCTTCCGGCACAAACACCTGCGGGGTGCTGTGATAGCAGAGTTTTTTTATGTAGGCTCACAGGTAGGGGTGGGAAGTTTTTTCATCCGCTTCTCTAAATATGTCATGAACATGCCCGAAAAAGACGCAGCTTTCCGTTGGGGCTCTATTGCCATGGTTGGATTCATGGTAGGACGGTTTACCGGAACTTTCTTTATGAAATACATCCGCCCGGCCAGGCTGCTTTCGTTGTATGCCTGCATTAACATCATTTTGTTGCTCGTGTCAATTTTTGCGCATGGGGCAACGGCTGCTTATGCACTGATGGCGGTTCCTTTCTTTATGTCCATCATGTTCCCCACCATCTTTGCACTGGGTATCAAAGACCTGGGAGAAGAAACCAAGATCGCATCTTCTTTCCTGGTGATGTCGATCGTTGGAGGCGCTTTTGTGCCGCTCGTTATGGGCAAGATTTCAGACCTTACCGGCGGTAATATCCAATTGGCATACATGGTACCTGCAATATGCTTTGCGGTGATCCTGTTTTTTGCCAGGAGCCAGGATACGAAAGGAAACAATGTTCAAGTAAAGAATACGCATTAA
- the galK gene encoding galactokinase, protein MSLMKERVAELFRAQFGEPAVIVRSPGRINLIGEHTDYNLGFVLPAAVDKAIYIAIGPRNDEAIHLYAGDLEESFTSSLHDLKPTAKQWPNYLLGVADQLEKNGHRLAGFNAVVIGDVPLGAGLSSSAAVECATIFAMNEMWSLGLDRLSMVKMAQKAEHEFAGVKCGIMDQFASMFGQTGKVIQLDCRSLEYAYIPFNMEGIRIILFDTGVKHSLASSAYNKRREECEAGVALIQQKFPEVKSLRDASIEMVETCLAGKEVAVYHRCKYMVEEIDRLQKACTRLEQGDMAGFGEYMFETHEGLSKLYEVSCKELDVLASLARDCKGVLGARMMGGGFGGCTINLVKEDQVDETIAFIAEQYAKIFEKRPQHYIVAIDNGTSLL, encoded by the coding sequence ATGAGCCTTATGAAAGAAAGAGTAGCGGAATTATTCCGCGCACAGTTCGGAGAACCCGCTGTTATTGTAAGATCACCCGGAAGGATCAATTTGATAGGAGAACATACCGATTACAACCTTGGATTCGTATTACCCGCCGCAGTTGATAAAGCTATATACATAGCCATCGGCCCACGCAATGATGAAGCCATTCATTTATATGCCGGCGATTTGGAAGAATCGTTCACTTCATCCCTGCATGACCTGAAGCCCACTGCAAAGCAATGGCCCAATTATTTATTGGGTGTGGCAGACCAATTGGAAAAGAACGGACACAGATTGGCCGGATTCAACGCAGTAGTGATAGGTGATGTGCCGCTGGGAGCCGGACTGTCTTCCTCTGCTGCAGTGGAATGCGCTACGATTTTTGCGATGAATGAAATGTGGTCGCTCGGACTGGACCGTCTTTCCATGGTTAAGATGGCACAGAAAGCAGAGCATGAATTTGCAGGCGTTAAATGCGGTATCATGGACCAGTTTGCCAGTATGTTCGGACAAACCGGTAAAGTGATCCAACTCGATTGCCGTTCTCTTGAATATGCCTATATCCCTTTCAACATGGAGGGAATCCGGATCATCCTTTTTGATACAGGAGTAAAGCATTCGCTGGCATCATCGGCTTATAACAAACGAAGGGAAGAATGCGAAGCGGGAGTGGCATTGATACAGCAAAAATTCCCTGAAGTAAAAAGTCTCCGCGATGCTAGTATCGAAATGGTGGAGACCTGTCTTGCCGGTAAAGAGGTGGCGGTATACCATCGCTGCAAGTACATGGTGGAAGAAATAGACCGGCTGCAAAAAGCCTGCACCCGGCTGGAGCAGGGCGATATGGCGGGTTTTGGCGAATACATGTTTGAAACACATGAGGGATTGAGTAAATTGTATGAAGTGAGCTGTAAGGAGTTAGATGTGCTGGCTTCACTCGCGAGAGACTGCAAAGGGGTACTCGGCGCCCGTATGATGGGAGGCGGTTTCGGCGGTTGTACCATCAATCTGGTAAAAGAAGATCAGGTGGATGAAACCATTGCATTTATAGCTGAACAATATGCCAAAATATTTGAAAAACGGCCACAGCACTATATTGTAGCCATTGACAATGGGACCTCGTTGCTGTAA
- a CDS encoding MBL fold metallo-hydrolase RNA specificity domain-containing protein: protein MKIAFHGAARTVTGSKHLLTLKNGKKILLDCGLFQGMGKDTETLNGSFGFDPSSVDYLVLSHAHIDHSGLIPKLVKDGFAGKIFSTPATKELAIILLEDSAQIQRDDTKFINKRRAKQGLPPYQPLYDLDDAAKAADLFEIVEYGNWKNITEEVEVMFTDAGHIIGSAAVHLRIKEDGKETHLTFSGDVGRYNDAILRSPQDFPHQADYIILESTYGNKLHDDVTGTSDALLQWIEKTCIQKKGKLIIPAFSVGRTQELLYALNQLELEHRLPAIPYYVDSPLSREATEVLKSYPEYFNKRIKKVMQEDDDPFDFKGLKFIKTVDESKALNDLPQPCVIMSASGMADAGRVKHHIMNNISDQKNTILMVGYCEPHSLGGRLASGAKEVKIFGEMYNVVAEVGQMRSMSAHGDYDDLSQFISKQDPAAVKTLFLVHGEYDVQQDFASRLLRKGFKEVVIPEMHYETALT, encoded by the coding sequence ATGAAAATTGCTTTTCACGGAGCTGCGCGTACCGTTACCGGCTCCAAACATTTGCTTACCCTTAAGAACGGGAAGAAGATATTACTTGATTGCGGTCTTTTCCAGGGAATGGGAAAAGATACCGAAACACTGAATGGAAGTTTCGGTTTCGATCCGTCTTCTGTCGATTATCTCGTATTGTCGCACGCACATATAGACCATTCCGGGCTCATACCCAAGTTGGTGAAAGACGGGTTTGCAGGAAAAATATTTTCCACGCCTGCTACCAAAGAACTGGCCATCATCTTACTGGAAGATTCGGCGCAGATACAAAGAGATGATACCAAGTTCATCAACAAGCGAAGGGCCAAACAAGGATTGCCTCCCTATCAGCCATTATACGATCTCGACGATGCAGCCAAAGCCGCCGACTTGTTCGAAATAGTTGAATACGGTAATTGGAAAAACATCACAGAAGAGGTGGAAGTAATGTTTACCGATGCAGGCCATATCATTGGAAGCGCTGCAGTACACCTGCGCATAAAGGAAGACGGAAAAGAAACGCACCTCACTTTCAGCGGTGATGTAGGGCGTTATAACGATGCCATCCTGCGATCACCGCAGGATTTCCCGCACCAGGCAGATTATATCATATTGGAAAGCACTTATGGTAATAAGCTGCACGATGATGTGACCGGCACCTCAGATGCCTTGCTGCAATGGATCGAAAAAACCTGTATCCAGAAAAAAGGGAAACTGATCATACCTGCCTTCAGTGTGGGACGCACACAGGAATTGCTGTATGCACTCAATCAATTGGAGCTGGAACACCGCTTGCCGGCCATTCCATATTATGTGGATAGTCCGCTGAGCCGCGAAGCCACCGAAGTGCTGAAGTCATACCCCGAATATTTCAACAAACGCATCAAAAAAGTAATGCAGGAAGACGATGATCCCTTCGACTTCAAAGGACTGAAATTCATTAAAACAGTGGATGAAAGCAAGGCCCTGAACGATCTTCCGCAACCCTGCGTGATCATGTCGGCCAGCGGTATGGCCGATGCCGGACGGGTGAAGCACCATATCATGAACAATATCAGCGATCAAAAGAATACCATTTTGATGGTGGGTTACTGCGAGCCGCATTCGTTGGGCGGACGATTGGCCAGCGGCGCGAAAGAAGTTAAAATATTCGGTGAGATGTACAATGTAGTAGCTGAAGTAGGACAAATGCGCAGCATGAGCGCCCATGGCGATTATGATGATCTCAGCCAGTTCATCAGTAAACAAGATCCCGCTGCTGTTAAAACATTATTCCTGGTACATGGAGAATATGATGTGCAGCAAGACTTTGCCAGTCGCCTCTTGCGCAAAGGCTTCAAAGAAGTGGTGATCCCCGAAATGCATTATGAAACAGCTTTAACCTGA
- a CDS encoding ABC transporter permease has translation MSFFTHLGSYLLMLKGMFTKPENWRMYWKEFMTQCVEIGVGALPIVIIISLFLGAVTTVQTAYQLVSPLVPQATIAQIVRDSMILELAPTVVSIVLAGVIGSKIASELGNMRISEQIDALEIMGINTKSYLVMPKILGALIVIPCLIVISAVLGIWGGRTAGSMAGILATDIFDIGLRQNLNLYNITFALYKSYTFAFIISSISAYYGYHVKGGALEIGRASTSAVVVSCILILLADYALAALLL, from the coding sequence ATGTCTTTTTTCACTCATCTCGGTTCTTATCTTTTAATGTTGAAGGGCATGTTTACCAAGCCCGAGAACTGGCGCATGTACTGGAAGGAATTCATGACCCAATGCGTGGAAATAGGTGTTGGAGCTTTGCCTATCGTCATCATCATTTCGTTGTTCCTGGGAGCGGTAACTACGGTGCAGACTGCATACCAATTGGTGAGTCCATTGGTGCCGCAGGCAACCATTGCCCAGATTGTGAGAGACAGTATGATACTGGAACTGGCGCCTACCGTTGTGAGTATTGTGCTGGCGGGTGTTATCGGCAGTAAAATTGCGAGTGAGTTGGGGAATATGCGTATCAGCGAGCAGATTGATGCGCTGGAGATTATGGGCATCAATACCAAGAGCTATCTTGTGATGCCGAAAATATTGGGTGCGCTTATTGTAATCCCCTGCCTCATCGTTATTTCGGCGGTCCTTGGTATCTGGGGCGGACGTACAGCCGGCAGCATGGCTGGGATACTGGCTACAGATATCTTTGACATTGGTCTTCGCCAAAACCTCAATTTATATAATATCACTTTCGCCCTGTATAAATCCTACACTTTTGCATTTATCATCAGCAGCATTTCTGCTTATTACGGCTACCATGTGAAAGGAGGGGCACTGGAAATAGGAAGGGCCAGTACCAGTGCTGTGGTGGTGAGCTGTATCCTGATCCTGCTCGCAGACTATGCACTGGCGGCACTATTGTTATAA
- a CDS encoding NADP-dependent malic enzyme, giving the protein MAKQNDLRREQALEYHSSGRPGKIEVIPTKESKTQRDLSLAYSPGVAEPCKEIANNPEDVYKYTAKGNLVAVISNGTAVLGLGDIGPEAGKPVMEGKGVLFKIFADIDVFDIEINEKDPEKFVQIVKALEPTFGGINLEDIKAPECFYIERELKKQMKIPVMHDDQHGTAIISAAALLNALELQKKKIEKARFVVNGAGAAAMACIELYVALGAKYENFILFDKSGAIHQGRNDLSETKKKYAVKKSDWTLETAMKDADVFVGLSVGNVITQDMIKAMAKNPIVFAMANPDPEIGYEAATEARKDIIMATGRTDYPNQVNNVLGFPYIFRGALDVRATQINEAMKLAAVKALAELARKPVPDMVNLAYNQTHMSFGPEYIIPKPVDPRLLSTVAPAVAKAAVESGVAQKKIANWEAYELELNKRLGLDNQLVRAIGNKAKKDPRRLVFAEADNHKILKAASILYDDGIAYPILLGNGEKIKKIAEAHDIDLADIPIIDPRSDEMEKKREEYGEIFFNKRQRKGYNKYESLKVMKDRNHFGCMMVETGDADAMLSGLTKNYAEAIRPALHIIGTEEGVKKIAGMYLLLTKKGPLFLADTTVNFNPTAEELADITLMVAKEVRNFNITPRIAMLSYSNFGSSDSPEARLVAEATRLLKQRNPSLIVDGEMQASLAFNKEILRDNYPFSELVDEDVNVLIFPNLTAGNVTYNLLKEVGGADAIGPILLGIKKPVHVLQLGSAVRSIVNMATVAVVDAQIRCRNHVVAPVEQSSWWKRLKKKKK; this is encoded by the coding sequence ATGGCCAAACAGAACGACCTCAGGAGGGAGCAGGCATTGGAATATCATTCCAGCGGCCGCCCCGGGAAAATTGAAGTAATTCCTACCAAAGAATCAAAAACACAAAGAGACCTTTCACTTGCTTATAGTCCAGGCGTAGCAGAACCCTGCAAAGAGATCGCCAACAATCCCGAAGATGTTTATAAATACACTGCCAAAGGCAACCTCGTAGCAGTCATCAGTAATGGAACAGCCGTGCTCGGATTGGGCGATATTGGTCCCGAAGCCGGTAAACCCGTGATGGAAGGGAAAGGAGTATTGTTCAAAATATTCGCCGATATCGATGTGTTCGATATCGAGATCAATGAAAAGGATCCTGAGAAATTTGTACAGATCGTGAAAGCGCTGGAACCAACATTTGGCGGCATCAACCTGGAAGACATCAAAGCGCCGGAATGCTTTTATATCGAGCGCGAGCTGAAAAAGCAAATGAAGATTCCGGTGATGCACGATGACCAGCACGGAACAGCTATCATCAGTGCCGCCGCCTTACTGAATGCACTGGAACTGCAAAAGAAAAAAATTGAGAAAGCCCGGTTTGTGGTGAATGGTGCAGGAGCTGCAGCCATGGCCTGTATTGAATTATATGTAGCACTCGGCGCCAAATACGAAAACTTCATCCTGTTCGATAAAAGCGGTGCCATTCACCAGGGAAGAAATGACCTGAGTGAAACAAAGAAAAAATATGCAGTGAAGAAGAGCGACTGGACGCTGGAGACTGCAATGAAAGATGCGGATGTATTTGTGGGATTGAGCGTGGGTAATGTGATCACACAGGATATGATAAAAGCCATGGCCAAGAATCCTATCGTGTTTGCGATGGCCAATCCCGATCCTGAGATTGGTTATGAAGCGGCTACAGAAGCCCGCAAAGACATCATCATGGCCACTGGGCGTACCGATTATCCCAACCAGGTAAACAATGTACTCGGCTTCCCCTATATTTTCCGTGGTGCACTGGACGTGCGGGCTACGCAGATCAATGAAGCCATGAAACTGGCCGCAGTAAAAGCATTGGCCGAACTGGCGCGAAAGCCGGTGCCCGATATGGTGAACCTGGCTTATAACCAGACACACATGTCATTCGGACCGGAATACATCATTCCCAAACCGGTAGACCCACGCTTGTTATCCACCGTAGCGCCTGCGGTAGCGAAGGCGGCAGTAGAGAGTGGTGTGGCGCAGAAAAAGATCGCCAATTGGGAAGCGTATGAACTGGAACTGAACAAAAGGCTTGGCCTCGATAACCAATTGGTAAGGGCCATTGGCAATAAAGCCAAGAAAGATCCGCGGCGACTGGTATTTGCCGAAGCGGATAACCATAAAATACTCAAAGCGGCCAGCATATTGTATGATGATGGTATTGCATACCCGATCCTGTTGGGTAACGGGGAGAAGATCAAAAAGATTGCAGAAGCACATGATATTGATCTGGCCGATATTCCCATCATCGATCCGCGGAGCGATGAGATGGAAAAGAAAAGAGAGGAATACGGCGAGATATTCTTCAATAAAAGACAACGCAAAGGATATAATAAGTACGAGAGCCTGAAAGTGATGAAAGACCGCAACCATTTCGGTTGTATGATGGTGGAAACAGGAGATGCAGACGCGATGTTGTCGGGCCTGACCAAAAATTATGCAGAAGCGATCCGTCCAGCATTGCATATCATCGGCACCGAAGAAGGGGTGAAGAAAATCGCAGGCATGTACCTGCTGCTCACCAAGAAAGGGCCTTTGTTCCTCGCAGATACTACGGTGAACTTCAATCCAACTGCAGAAGAGTTGGCCGATATTACCCTGATGGTGGCCAAAGAAGTACGCAACTTCAATATCACACCCCGTATTGCCATGCTCAGCTATAGCAATTTCGGTAGCAGCGATTCACCCGAAGCGCGGCTGGTAGCCGAGGCAACGCGTTTGTTGAAGCAACGCAATCCTTCCCTGATCGTAGATGGAGAAATGCAGGCAAGCCTCGCTTTCAATAAAGAAATACTGCGGGATAATTATCCGTTCAGCGAACTCGTGGATGAAGATGTTAATGTGCTGATATTCCCTAACTTAACGGCAGGGAATGTAACTTACAACCTGCTGAAAGAAGTAGGTGGCGCCGATGCGATCGGTCCGATTTTGCTGGGTATTAAAAAGCCGGTACACGTATTGCAATTGGGCAGCGCCGTGAGAAGCATTGTGAATATGGCTACGGTAGCAGTGGTGGACGCGCAGATCAGGTGCCGCAATCATGTAGTAGCACCTGTGGAGCAAAGCAGCTGGTGGAAACGTTTAAAAAAGAAAAAGAAATAA
- a CDS encoding M20 family metallopeptidase: MLQQKIKDLAGKYAEEFISVRKHLHAHPELSYHEFETSQFVQSKLKDFGIPFTVKATTGVLGIIEGKNPGSRVIALRADMDALPIQEENETSYRSQNPGVMHACGHDVHTTILLGAAKILNELKSEWEGTIKLIFQPGEERNPGGASYMIKEGVLENPQPAGIIGLHVHPGLDEGKLSFRKGRVMASADEIYITIRGKGGHAAAPNLTADTILIASHLIVSLQQIISRNRNPLTPSVLSICSIQGGHTTNVIPSEVKLMGTFRAMDEQWRFKAHELIRKQAVGLVESMGGEIDLHIDVGYPTVDNDPVFTEKAWRLAEAYMGKEKVEETEMRMGAEDFGYYTQKIPGCFYRLGVRNEAKGIIHNVHTPKFDIDERAIETGMGMMAWLGSSVQ; this comes from the coding sequence ATGTTACAGCAAAAGATCAAAGACCTGGCAGGCAAATATGCAGAAGAGTTTATTTCGGTTCGAAAACATTTACATGCTCACCCTGAGCTGAGTTACCACGAATTTGAGACCAGTCAATTCGTGCAATCAAAATTGAAAGATTTCGGAATACCCTTTACGGTAAAAGCTACAACAGGGGTGTTGGGTATCATTGAAGGAAAAAATCCCGGCAGCAGGGTAATCGCTTTGCGTGCCGATATGGATGCGCTTCCCATCCAGGAAGAAAATGAAACATCGTACAGATCACAGAACCCGGGCGTTATGCACGCTTGCGGTCACGATGTACATACGACCATATTATTAGGCGCTGCTAAAATATTGAATGAGTTGAAATCGGAATGGGAAGGAACCATCAAACTGATTTTTCAGCCCGGCGAAGAGAGAAACCCGGGAGGCGCCAGCTATATGATTAAGGAAGGCGTGCTGGAAAATCCGCAGCCTGCCGGTATCATAGGATTGCATGTGCATCCGGGCCTGGATGAGGGTAAACTGAGCTTTCGCAAAGGCAGGGTAATGGCCAGCGCAGATGAAATTTATATTACCATCAGGGGTAAGGGCGGACATGCGGCGGCTCCGAACCTCACAGCAGATACTATTTTAATTGCCTCCCACCTGATCGTGAGCCTGCAACAGATCATTTCGAGGAACAGGAACCCCCTCACACCTTCTGTATTATCTATCTGTTCCATACAAGGCGGACATACCACCAATGTTATTCCCAGCGAAGTAAAACTGATGGGTACTTTCCGCGCCATGGATGAACAGTGGCGATTCAAAGCGCATGAGCTCATACGCAAGCAGGCCGTAGGGCTGGTAGAATCGATGGGTGGAGAAATAGACCTGCATATCGATGTGGGCTATCCTACCGTAGATAATGATCCTGTATTCACAGAAAAAGCCTGGCGCCTGGCGGAAGCTTATATGGGAAAAGAAAAGGTAGAAGAAACCGAAATGCGTATGGGCGCCGAGGATTTTGGGTATTATACGCAGAAGATACCGGGATGTTTTTATCGCCTGGGTGTACGCAATGAAGCCAAAGGCATTATTCACAACGTACATACACCCAAGTTCGATATCGATGAGCGCGCCATTGAAACAGGTATGGGAATGATGGCCTGGCTGGGATCCAGCGTACAGTAA
- a CDS encoding SPOR domain-containing protein: MGRIKHTIILLLLAAYCVQALANDLSADSVILSKDHRLDILTTKQVQINKRTAMMTSSGLYKGYRIQVVSTNKRDLAFKTKAELLARFPDQKSYTMFQSPYFKVRIGNFIRKEEAERLRKQLMKFYPQGVYVVEDAIEYTPKDEEEIIPQ, translated from the coding sequence ATGGGCAGGATAAAACACACAATCATATTGCTACTCCTGGCTGCATACTGTGTACAGGCATTGGCAAACGACCTGTCTGCCGACTCCGTTATCCTGAGTAAGGATCACCGGTTGGATATCCTCACAACCAAACAGGTACAGATCAATAAGCGGACGGCCATGATGACCAGTTCCGGTTTATACAAGGGTTACCGGATACAAGTGGTCAGCACCAATAAGCGCGACCTCGCATTCAAGACCAAGGCAGAGTTACTGGCAAGATTTCCCGATCAGAAGAGTTATACCATGTTCCAATCGCCCTATTTTAAAGTACGCATTGGAAATTTCATCAGGAAAGAAGAGGCAGAGCGATTGAGAAAACAATTGATGAAGTTTTACCCACAAGGAGTATATGTGGTGGAAGATGCCATAGAGTATACGCCTAAAGATGAAGAAGAGATCATTCCACAATAA
- the deoC gene encoding deoxyribose-phosphate aldolase, with product MPWQRGITDKDMHINRYIDHTILKPTTLITDVEKLCAEARQYAFAAVCIPPNFVKTAKSLLQESTVKTATVIGFPFGYSAVEAKIAETVLAMVDGADELDVVANISAIKNGDWLYIANEINHLMPVIKSKHKIIKVIIESGVLTNDEIIKCCDIYGAAGIDYLKTSTGYAEKGATVEAVQLFRQYLPGQVQIKASGGIRDYAFAKQLIEAGATRLGCSASVAIVRGAPATDGYGK from the coding sequence ATGCCATGGCAGAGAGGCATAACAGATAAGGATATGCATATCAACCGGTATATCGATCACACCATACTCAAGCCCACTACATTGATAACCGATGTAGAGAAGCTCTGTGCGGAAGCCAGGCAATATGCTTTTGCCGCAGTATGTATTCCACCGAATTTTGTAAAGACTGCCAAATCTTTGTTGCAGGAAAGCACAGTGAAAACAGCCACAGTGATTGGTTTCCCATTTGGTTATTCCGCAGTAGAAGCCAAGATCGCAGAAACGGTGCTGGCCATGGTAGACGGGGCGGATGAGCTGGATGTGGTGGCCAATATTTCGGCCATTAAAAACGGCGACTGGTTATATATAGCCAATGAGATCAATCACCTCATGCCGGTGATCAAAAGCAAACACAAGATCATCAAAGTGATCATTGAAAGTGGTGTGCTTACCAATGATGAGATCATCAAATGCTGCGATATTTATGGTGCAGCTGGTATCGACTACCTGAAAACTTCTACCGGTTATGCAGAAAAAGGCGCTACGGTAGAAGCTGTACAACTTTTCAGGCAGTATTTGCCCGGGCAGGTACAGATCAAGGCATCGGGCGGGATACGCGATTATGCCTTTGCCAAACAGTTGATAGAAGCCGGTGCCACCCGCCTGGGTTGCAGCGCCAGCGTAGCCATTGTACGGGGAGCACCTGCAACAGACGGCTACGGAAAATAA